In Arvicola amphibius chromosome 1, mArvAmp1.2, whole genome shotgun sequence, one DNA window encodes the following:
- the LOC119801196 gene encoding tumor necrosis factor receptor superfamily member 26-like translates to MARLERLLLPQGLLLWATVCSVSSPSQCGEDEFQSETFCCQLCPAGTYVLKPCQRDHGKSECVPCEPGYFMKHNSSELGCFQCSQCRDDQEEVAECSQMADRECRCKQGTYCNSENCVEKCLSCSRCPNGRVIRQCNATMDTLCDTLDSESEMPSCHCVCLSGAAKTVVVTAAVIIIIAAVIVIIAAVINIIAPFITPRFYKRGYGRIRVTPGETLA, encoded by the exons ATGGCCAGACTGGAACGTTTGCTGCTGCCGCAGGGGCTGCTTCTGTGG GCAACAGTTTGCAGTGTAAGCAGTCCAAGCCAGTGTGGGGAAGATGAATTCCAATCTGAAACCTTCTGCTGCCAATTATGTCCCGCTG GCACCTACGTCCTTAAGCCATGCCAGAGGGACCATGGTAAGAGCGAATGCGTCCCATGTGAACCCGGATACTTCATGAAGCACAATAGCAGTGAGCTTGGCTGCTTTCAGTGCTCTCAGTGCCGGGATG ACCAAGAGGAGGTGGCCGAATGTTCCCAGATGGCTGATCGTGAGTGCCGGTGTAAGCAGGGAACCTACTGTAACTCTGAAAACTGTGTGGAGAAGTGCCTTTCATGCAGCAG ATGTCCGAACGGCAGAGTCATCAGGCAATGCAACGCCACAATGGACACACTGTGCGACACATTGGATTCAGAGTCAG AAATGCCAAGCTGTCATTGTGTCTGCCTGTCTGGAGCTGCGAAAACTGTAGTTGTCACAGCTGCTGTCATCATCATTATCGCTGCTGTCATCGTCATTATCGCTGCTGTCATCAACATCATAGCTCCTTTCATCACCCCCAGGTTTTATAAAAGAG